A section of the Dehalobacter sp. DCM genome encodes:
- the ppdK gene encoding pyruvate, phosphate dikinase produces the protein MVDKKYVYLFREGSAGMKNLLGGKGANLAEMTNIGLSVPQGFTITTEACLEYYEEGEQLPEGLWEQILPAIRDVEDQSGKKFGDPQNPLLVSVRSGARISMPGMMDTILNLGLNPDTANGVSEATGNPRFAHDCYRRFIQMFGDVVLGISSHKFENILEDVKDKQGVRYDSELSPESLQELVLEFKKLVKQETGVPFPDDPYEQLRQAITAVFKSWNNHRAIVYRKANGIPDSYGTAVNVQSMVFGNMGNDSGTGVAFTRNPSTGERHLYGEYLMNAQGEDVVAGIRTPQPIDSLQSENPAIYQQFCDIAALLENHYRNMQDIEFTIEKGRLYILQTRNGKCTASAAIRIAVELCQEGLITKEEAVERIDPQQLDKLLHRRIDDQAKLDVIATGLPASPGAASGKIVFDADDAQRLGEDGQKVILVGTETTPDDIHGMLAAQGILTSRGGMTSHAAVVARHMGKPAVCGCDALKINLAEKTMTVNDIVYTESSEITIDGATGQVIRGSVPMKDPELSDEFQTILKWADEIRTMQVMANADNPPDAAKSREFGAQGIGLCRTEHMFMDPARLPIVQKMILAQTLPEREAALAELLPMQESDFYGILKAMQGLKVTIRLLDPPLHEFLPDGEELAMEIQKLKLTADLNDSKVQEAIKSKESLLKKVRALQEMNPMLGHRGCRLAITFPEIYAMQNRAIFQAAARLVKEGVDVYPYVKIPLVIHHKELEILRQQADEIAQEVMKEQGVTINYKVGTMIETPRAALTADEIAPYADFFSFGTNDLTQTVLGFSRDDAEGKFLPDYINAKVLEVNPFAVLDRDGVGRIMKTCVGAGRKANPDIKIGICGEHGGDPASIAFCQEINLDYVSCSPFRVPIARLAAAQAALKVKSK, from the coding sequence ATGGTTGATAAGAAGTATGTGTATTTATTTCGTGAGGGCAGTGCCGGTATGAAAAACCTCTTGGGAGGCAAGGGCGCAAACCTGGCTGAAATGACCAATATCGGTCTGAGCGTCCCCCAGGGTTTTACCATAACGACAGAAGCTTGCCTTGAATATTATGAAGAGGGTGAACAGCTGCCGGAGGGTTTATGGGAACAAATCTTGCCTGCGATTCGCGATGTTGAAGACCAAAGCGGCAAGAAATTCGGTGATCCACAAAATCCGCTCTTAGTCTCTGTTCGTTCCGGTGCCAGGATCTCCATGCCCGGGATGATGGACACCATTCTTAACCTCGGCTTAAATCCGGATACCGCAAACGGTGTCAGCGAAGCAACTGGTAATCCCCGGTTTGCTCATGACTGCTACCGTCGTTTCATCCAGATGTTCGGCGATGTCGTTCTTGGTATCTCCAGCCATAAATTTGAAAATATCTTGGAAGATGTGAAAGATAAACAAGGTGTCCGTTATGATTCTGAGCTATCACCGGAAAGCCTTCAGGAATTGGTCCTTGAATTTAAGAAACTGGTCAAACAGGAAACGGGCGTTCCTTTCCCGGATGATCCGTATGAGCAGCTCCGACAGGCGATTACCGCTGTATTTAAATCCTGGAATAATCACCGGGCGATCGTTTACCGTAAAGCCAACGGTATCCCAGACAGCTACGGCACAGCCGTTAACGTCCAGTCCATGGTCTTCGGCAATATGGGCAATGATTCCGGAACAGGCGTTGCCTTTACCCGAAATCCATCCACCGGCGAAAGACATCTCTATGGCGAATATTTGATGAACGCTCAGGGTGAAGACGTTGTGGCCGGTATCCGTACACCGCAGCCCATTGACAGTCTGCAGAGTGAAAATCCGGCAATCTATCAACAGTTCTGTGATATTGCCGCTCTCCTGGAAAATCATTACCGTAATATGCAGGATATTGAGTTTACCATCGAAAAAGGCAGACTTTACATACTCCAGACACGTAACGGAAAATGCACCGCTTCCGCTGCGATCCGCATCGCTGTGGAATTATGCCAAGAGGGACTGATTACCAAGGAAGAAGCGGTGGAACGTATCGATCCGCAGCAACTGGATAAGCTGCTGCATCGCAGGATCGATGACCAGGCGAAGCTGGATGTTATCGCCACCGGTCTGCCTGCTTCACCCGGAGCAGCCTCCGGCAAGATTGTCTTTGATGCTGATGACGCCCAGAGACTGGGTGAAGACGGTCAAAAAGTGATTTTGGTCGGTACCGAAACAACACCCGACGATATTCACGGCATGCTTGCGGCCCAAGGGATTCTGACCAGCCGCGGCGGTATGACCAGCCATGCTGCTGTTGTGGCCAGACACATGGGAAAACCGGCTGTCTGCGGCTGTGATGCCCTGAAAATTAATTTAGCTGAAAAAACCATGACCGTTAACGATATCGTCTACACCGAGAGTTCGGAAATCACCATCGACGGCGCCACAGGCCAAGTTATCCGCGGTTCTGTTCCGATGAAAGATCCCGAACTGAGTGACGAATTCCAGACCATCCTGAAATGGGCGGATGAGATTCGGACAATGCAGGTTATGGCCAATGCCGATAACCCACCGGATGCCGCTAAATCACGGGAATTCGGTGCACAGGGTATCGGACTTTGCCGAACGGAGCATATGTTTATGGATCCGGCCCGTCTGCCCATCGTCCAAAAAATGATCCTGGCGCAGACCCTTCCGGAACGGGAAGCGGCTCTTGCCGAACTGCTGCCCATGCAGGAAAGCGATTTCTACGGTATCCTCAAAGCCATGCAGGGACTGAAAGTCACCATCCGCCTGCTCGATCCCCCGCTGCATGAATTCTTGCCGGACGGCGAAGAACTGGCCATGGAGATCCAGAAGCTGAAACTGACTGCGGACTTGAACGATTCCAAGGTCCAAGAAGCGATAAAGAGCAAAGAAAGTCTGCTGAAAAAGGTACGCGCCCTGCAGGAAATGAACCCGATGCTGGGTCATCGCGGCTGCCGGTTGGCCATTACTTTCCCGGAAATCTACGCGATGCAGAATCGGGCTATCTTCCAGGCTGCTGCCCGATTGGTCAAAGAAGGTGTCGACGTCTATCCGTATGTGAAGATACCGCTTGTTATCCATCACAAAGAACTGGAAATCCTGCGTCAACAAGCGGACGAGATTGCTCAGGAAGTAATGAAAGAACAAGGTGTCACCATTAATTATAAAGTCGGAACGATGATCGAAACCCCGCGTGCGGCGCTAACCGCGGATGAAATTGCGCCCTATGCCGATTTCTTCTCCTTCGGTACCAACGACCTGACTCAGACCGTTCTCGGATTCTCCCGTGACGACGCTGAAGGCAAATTCCTGCCGGATTATATCAATGCGAAGGTTCTTGAGGTTAATCCTTTCGCAGTTCTTGACAGAGACGGTGTCGGCCGCATCATGAAAACCTGCGTTGGTGCCGGAAGAAAAGCCAACCCCGATATTAAGATCGGAATCTGCGGCGAACACGGTGGCGATCCGGCCTCCATTGCGTTCTGTCAGGAAATCAACCTGGATTATGTCTCCTGCTCGCCGTTCCGGGTGCCGATTGCCCGTCTGGCAGCTGCCCAAGCCGCGCTCAAAGTGAAAAGCAAGTAG
- a CDS encoding pyruvate, water dikinase regulatory protein, with translation MTEQIPVIYVISDAIGETAEFVSRAAAAQFNGIKTKIRRVPYVQDETHIDEILEEAVEEQAILVYTLVLTNLRNYIEKRAKEKNLTTIDILSPLISALGHKTGLQPKNIPNITHRLDEQYFRKVEAVEFAVKYDDGKDPRGMLFADVVLIGVSRTSKTPLSMYLAHRGIKTANIPLVPEVSPPRELYQVQKNKVFGLIISPDKLNQIRSERLKTLGLGPSADYANLDRIMEELDYAKQIMKKIGCTIIDTTNKAVEETASLILQKVTINGELKSNG, from the coding sequence GTGACAGAACAAATCCCGGTAATCTACGTGATTTCCGATGCGATTGGAGAGACGGCTGAATTTGTCAGCCGGGCAGCTGCGGCCCAGTTTAACGGTATTAAAACAAAAATCCGCCGGGTGCCTTATGTCCAGGATGAAACACATATTGACGAGATTCTGGAAGAGGCTGTGGAGGAACAGGCGATCCTTGTTTATACTCTCGTACTGACCAACTTGAGAAACTACATTGAAAAGCGGGCCAAGGAAAAGAACCTGACAACGATCGATATCCTAAGTCCTCTCATATCCGCACTGGGTCATAAAACAGGACTTCAACCCAAGAACATCCCGAATATTACCCACCGTCTGGACGAACAATATTTCCGCAAAGTAGAGGCGGTAGAATTTGCAGTCAAATATGATGACGGCAAAGACCCGCGGGGCATGTTATTTGCTGATGTTGTGCTTATTGGCGTTTCACGGACTTCCAAAACACCGCTCAGCATGTATTTAGCCCACCGGGGGATAAAGACAGCCAATATCCCGCTGGTACCGGAAGTATCCCCGCCAAGAGAGTTATATCAGGTCCAAAAAAACAAAGTGTTCGGACTCATCATCAGTCCGGACAAATTAAACCAGATCCGCAGTGAACGCTTAAAAACACTCGGACTTGGCCCCTCCGCGGACTACGCCAATCTTGACAGAATTATGGAAGAACTGGATTACGCCAAACAGATCATGAAAAAGATTGGCTGCACTATCATAGACACCACCAATAAGGCGGTTGAGGAAACCGCCAGCCTGATTCTGCAAAAAGTAACAATTAATGGGGAGTTGAAGAGTAATGGTTGA
- a CDS encoding helix-turn-helix transcriptional regulator: protein MQLSERQEKIVELVKKTSPMTGEQIASQLRTNRATLRPDLTILTMAGVLEARPRVGYFYNEDTGPSPIALRMQQLRVGDFKSIAASVKESISIYDAVVSMFTNNVGSLIVINDRHELKGMVSRKDILKASLGHTDLHQVPISVIMTRMPNIIMATADESVLEAAKKLVHHQVDSLPVVENYINENGQESYEVIGRFTKTNVTNLFVELGMKC, encoded by the coding sequence ATGCAGCTTTCGGAACGCCAAGAAAAAATAGTCGAACTCGTGAAAAAAACCAGTCCGATGACGGGAGAACAGATTGCCAGCCAGCTGAGAACCAATAGGGCCACATTGCGCCCTGATCTGACAATCCTAACAATGGCCGGCGTGTTGGAAGCCCGGCCGCGTGTTGGCTATTTCTACAACGAAGACACCGGACCTTCACCCATCGCGTTAAGAATGCAGCAGCTCCGGGTCGGCGATTTCAAATCGATTGCGGCATCGGTTAAAGAATCGATCTCTATTTACGATGCTGTCGTTTCGATGTTCACCAATAATGTGGGAAGCTTGATCGTCATTAATGACAGGCATGAACTAAAAGGTATGGTTTCACGCAAAGATATTCTTAAGGCTTCGTTAGGGCATACGGATCTGCATCAGGTTCCTATCAGCGTCATCATGACGCGGATGCCGAATATCATCATGGCAACGGCTGATGAATCCGTTCTCGAGGCCGCCAAGAAGCTTGTTCACCATCAGGTAGACTCGCTGCCCGTCGTCGAAAACTATATCAACGAGAATGGACAGGAAAGCTATGAAGTCATTGGCCGATTTACAAAAACCAATGTCACGAACCTGTTTGTGGAACTAGGTATGAAATGCTGA
- a CDS encoding HD-GYP domain-containing protein: MRQISVNRLQQGAVLGRTIFSHSGRVLLGKGVMLTHSYIDRLKELGISIVYVDDEESKDVVIEDVISDESRREAINTLEHFAEAVRIGKELSGFQVKKAVNNIIGDILFQKDIFISLTDMRSYDNQIYTHSVSVCVLSIIIGKALGLDKETLEALATGALLHDIGTVKLPKDLLAKRDVFTAKETELYQTHTIHGYDILRTKNDLNLLSAHIALQHHEWLNGSGYPRKLSGNRLHTLAQIVGLADFYDNLVNDGPGHNRIVPHEACEIVMGCANKLYSQQLIVTFLKHIAVYPTGCTVKLSTGEVGIVVDQNKSLPMRPIIRVLMSDKEMSHVQAKEYNLIEDLTTFIVTMVE, encoded by the coding sequence TTGCGCCAGATAAGTGTTAACCGGCTTCAACAAGGTGCTGTGCTTGGACGGACGATTTTCTCACACAGTGGGCGTGTCCTTCTCGGAAAAGGTGTCATGCTGACCCATTCTTATATCGACCGTTTAAAAGAGCTGGGTATCAGTATTGTCTATGTGGACGATGAGGAATCGAAAGATGTCGTCATCGAAGACGTTATTTCCGATGAAAGCCGACGGGAGGCCATTAACACCTTGGAGCATTTTGCGGAAGCAGTTAGGATCGGCAAAGAGCTTAGTGGCTTTCAGGTGAAGAAAGCGGTCAATAACATAATAGGAGATATTCTGTTTCAAAAAGATATCTTTATCAGCCTGACGGATATGCGCAGTTATGACAATCAGATCTATACGCATTCTGTGAGTGTTTGTGTCCTTTCCATCATCATCGGTAAGGCACTGGGACTGGATAAAGAAACTTTGGAAGCGCTGGCAACCGGTGCTTTGCTCCATGATATCGGAACCGTCAAGCTACCCAAGGATTTACTTGCTAAACGGGATGTCTTTACTGCCAAAGAAACTGAGCTGTACCAAACCCACACCATCCATGGCTATGATATCCTTCGTACCAAAAACGATTTGAATTTACTCAGTGCCCATATCGCGCTGCAGCATCATGAGTGGCTGAACGGCAGCGGCTATCCCCGTAAATTATCCGGTAACCGTCTCCATACCCTGGCCCAAATCGTCGGGCTGGCAGACTTCTATGATAACCTGGTTAATGACGGTCCAGGGCATAATCGGATCGTGCCCCACGAAGCCTGTGAAATCGTAATGGGGTGTGCCAATAAGCTGTATTCGCAGCAGCTGATTGTTACATTTTTAAAGCATATTGCTGTTTATCCCACAGGCTGCACAGTCAAACTGAGTACCGGCGAAGTCGGAATTGTTGTCGACCAAAACAAAAGTCTGCCGATGCGGCCAATCATCCGGGTTCTCATGTCCGATAAGGAGATGTCGCATGTTCAAGCCAAAGAATATAACCTGATCGAGGATCTGACGACCTTCATTGTGACTATGGTTGAGTAG
- the glyS gene encoding glycine--tRNA ligase subunit beta — translation MSKDFLLEIGMEEMPAKFAPGAVAQLENNARKLFTELRIGYKDLKCYVTPRRLALLINSLDEMQADISEEVKGPAQKAAYDADGKPTKAAEGFARGQGVGTDALYIKELNGVPYVYALKSQKGDVTEKLLPEVSLNLITGLNFPKPMRWGDQEIRFARPIRWLVALFGDEVVPVTYAGLQSGRTTRGHRTLGTFARLVCPGDYVDALETVYVLADHEKRKQNIWGQIQTLSAKVGGKVDQDDDLLTEISHLVEYPTALLGEVDVSYMVLPEEVITTPMKEHQRYFPVRGEDGRLLPYFITVRNGDSTSLDLVKEGNKKVLKARLEDAAFYFREDLKKPLHTNIDKLNRVTYQEKLGTVGKRVERLRQLAAAVASAMNLDPKQTELVDRAALLAKADLVSHMVYDFPELQGIMGAYYAAGNGEPKEVCAGILEHYRPRFAGDVLPVSYTGKVVSIADKLDAIVGSFGIGIQPTGSQDPYALRRQALGIVGLLIQDELDLSLRQLIEASYRIFVEQGIPLEPLADIEPALIDFFGQRIRYLMQESGLRYDIIDAVIAGGADIPYRTMKKAQALAKNREQNDFVPYLNAYTRCMNLSKKSTTDGWNSADLKENSEIELAALLKEKAPLVSDALRAAEFTQAYHIAAQAVPLIEKLFEDVMIMDDDVTVRNARLGLLKECVNTLGCLGDLSLLA, via the coding sequence ATGAGTAAGGACTTTTTACTGGAAATCGGGATGGAAGAAATGCCCGCAAAATTTGCACCAGGGGCTGTTGCCCAATTGGAGAATAACGCCCGTAAGCTGTTTACTGAACTGCGGATCGGTTATAAAGACTTAAAATGCTATGTCACGCCAAGACGTTTGGCGCTCTTGATAAACAGTCTGGATGAAATGCAGGCAGATATCAGTGAGGAAGTCAAAGGACCGGCGCAAAAGGCTGCCTATGACGCAGATGGTAAACCCACCAAAGCGGCCGAAGGATTTGCCCGCGGCCAGGGCGTTGGTACGGATGCGCTTTACATTAAAGAATTAAATGGTGTTCCCTACGTTTATGCTTTAAAGTCGCAAAAAGGCGACGTCACAGAGAAACTTCTGCCGGAAGTCTCTCTTAATCTGATCACCGGCTTGAACTTCCCTAAACCCATGCGCTGGGGAGATCAGGAAATTCGTTTTGCCCGTCCGATTCGCTGGCTCGTCGCTTTGTTCGGGGATGAGGTCGTACCGGTGACGTATGCAGGGCTGCAGTCCGGAAGGACAACCCGCGGCCATCGGACGTTGGGAACTTTCGCCCGGCTCGTCTGTCCGGGTGATTACGTGGATGCGTTAGAAACCGTCTATGTCCTTGCTGATCATGAAAAACGGAAGCAGAATATCTGGGGCCAAATTCAGACTCTGTCGGCGAAGGTCGGGGGAAAAGTGGATCAGGATGATGATTTGCTTACGGAAATCAGCCATTTGGTTGAATATCCGACAGCACTTCTTGGTGAAGTGGATGTCAGCTATATGGTACTTCCGGAAGAAGTCATCACAACACCCATGAAAGAACATCAGCGCTACTTCCCAGTAAGAGGCGAAGATGGGAGGCTTCTTCCTTATTTCATTACGGTTCGTAACGGGGACAGCACATCACTTGATCTAGTTAAGGAAGGTAATAAGAAGGTACTGAAGGCCCGCTTAGAGGATGCTGCCTTCTATTTCCGTGAAGATTTAAAAAAGCCGCTTCATACCAATATCGACAAACTGAACCGGGTGACCTATCAGGAAAAGCTCGGTACAGTCGGGAAACGTGTGGAACGGTTACGTCAACTGGCAGCAGCAGTTGCCAGCGCGATGAATCTCGATCCGAAGCAAACAGAACTGGTCGACCGTGCGGCGCTATTAGCCAAAGCGGACCTCGTATCGCATATGGTCTATGATTTTCCTGAACTGCAGGGGATCATGGGCGCTTATTATGCCGCAGGAAACGGTGAACCGAAAGAAGTATGCGCTGGGATTCTGGAACATTACCGCCCGCGTTTTGCCGGCGATGTCCTGCCGGTGTCGTATACCGGAAAAGTCGTGAGTATTGCCGATAAGCTGGATGCGATTGTCGGATCTTTTGGTATCGGAATTCAGCCGACAGGCTCCCAAGACCCATATGCGCTGAGACGCCAAGCACTGGGTATCGTTGGACTGCTGATCCAAGATGAACTTGATCTGTCATTGCGGCAGTTGATCGAAGCTTCTTATCGAATTTTTGTGGAACAAGGTATTCCATTAGAACCCTTAGCGGATATCGAACCAGCCCTGATCGATTTCTTTGGGCAGCGAATCCGTTACCTTATGCAGGAATCCGGACTGCGCTATGATATCATCGATGCGGTGATTGCCGGTGGCGCCGATATCCCATACCGAACGATGAAAAAAGCACAAGCGCTGGCCAAGAACAGAGAACAAAATGACTTTGTTCCCTATCTCAATGCCTATACCCGCTGTATGAACCTCAGTAAAAAATCCACCACCGATGGATGGAACAGTGCTGATCTTAAGGAAAACTCGGAAATCGAATTAGCCGCACTCCTAAAGGAAAAAGCACCCCTTGTCAGTGATGCCCTACGTGCTGCCGAATTCACTCAAGCTTATCACATTGCGGCGCAAGCCGTTCCATTGATCGAAAAGTTATTCGAGGATGTCATGATCATGGACGATGACGTTACGGTCAGAAATGCCCGTTTAGGGCTGCTTAAGGAATGTGTCAATACACTGGGCTGTTTGGGTGATCTCAGTCTGCTGGCCTAA
- the glyQ gene encoding glycine--tRNA ligase subunit alpha produces MKFQDLILALNQFWGEQGCIIAQPYDMEKGAGTMNPATFLRALGPEPWNVAYVEPSRRPTDGRYGENPNRLQHYFQYQVILKPSPDNVQELYLESLERLGINPADHDIRFVEDNWESPTLGAWGLGWEVWLDGMEVTQFTYFQQCGGIDCRPVCAEITYGIERLATFIQSKDSVFDIEWVGDITYGDIYLQNEKDYSRYNFEVADVDALRQWFDMYEKEAGRTVEAGLVVPAYDYVLKCSHTFNLLEARGAISVTERTGYIARVRHLARLCAQAYVAQREELGFPLLKQKGE; encoded by the coding sequence ATGAAATTTCAAGATCTTATTCTTGCCCTGAATCAGTTTTGGGGTGAACAAGGATGCATTATTGCACAGCCCTATGATATGGAAAAAGGTGCAGGAACCATGAACCCGGCGACATTTTTGCGCGCTCTGGGCCCGGAGCCATGGAATGTGGCTTATGTCGAACCATCCCGGCGTCCCACCGACGGGCGTTATGGGGAAAACCCCAACCGTCTTCAGCATTACTTCCAATACCAGGTCATTTTGAAACCTTCGCCGGATAACGTGCAGGAGCTGTATTTGGAAAGCCTTGAACGCTTGGGAATCAACCCGGCTGACCATGATATCCGGTTTGTCGAAGACAACTGGGAGTCCCCTACATTAGGTGCTTGGGGACTGGGCTGGGAAGTATGGCTTGATGGTATGGAAGTGACTCAGTTTACGTATTTCCAGCAGTGCGGCGGTATCGACTGCAGACCGGTTTGTGCTGAAATCACTTACGGCATCGAACGGCTGGCCACCTTTATTCAGAGCAAGGACAGCGTATTCGATATTGAATGGGTCGGTGATATTACCTACGGAGATATTTACCTGCAAAATGAAAAAGACTATTCGCGTTATAATTTTGAAGTAGCAGATGTCGATGCACTGAGACAGTGGTTCGATATGTACGAGAAAGAAGCCGGGCGAACCGTTGAAGCCGGTTTAGTCGTACCTGCCTACGATTACGTATTAAAATGCTCGCATACCTTTAATCTCCTGGAGGCCAGAGGCGCAATCAGCGTGACTGAACGCACCGGTTATATCGCCCGGGTCAGGCATCTGGCCCGTCTTTGTGCCCAAGCATATGTTGCTCAGCGGGAAGAACTTGGCTTCCCATTGCTGAAGCAGAAAGGGGAATAA
- the recO gene encoding DNA repair protein RecO, with translation MAVYSADAIVIRSREYGESDRLITLFSREKGKLEAIAKGVRKPKSTQRGGTQLFTYADFLLYRGKTLDIVNQAHPKESFIHLWDDFDRTIAASGMVELLDISTTREHPDPQLFVLTLSFLFLIKHLDPYLAQAAYALRLLQLQGYLPAINNCIECGKSLNSEQAFLSADAGGFLCASCQNNRVVKTLNPGSVALMRQLYQVDLGKLDRLRWNKKTRGEILSSLCFFCQQKFERKLLAWRQGSEFW, from the coding sequence ATGGCGGTCTATTCGGCAGATGCCATAGTGATCCGCAGCAGGGAATATGGTGAGTCGGATAGGCTTATCACACTTTTTTCCAGGGAAAAAGGGAAATTAGAGGCTATTGCCAAAGGTGTCCGCAAACCAAAGAGCACCCAGAGAGGTGGGACACAGCTCTTTACGTATGCGGATTTTCTGTTGTACCGCGGTAAAACGCTGGATATTGTCAATCAAGCCCATCCTAAAGAAAGCTTCATTCATCTATGGGATGATTTTGACCGGACGATCGCGGCTTCTGGTATGGTTGAACTGCTGGATATTTCAACAACACGAGAGCATCCCGATCCGCAATTGTTTGTTCTGACCCTAAGCTTTCTATTCTTAATCAAACATCTCGACCCCTATTTGGCTCAAGCGGCGTACGCCCTGAGACTCCTGCAGCTGCAGGGTTATCTTCCGGCGATTAATAACTGCATCGAATGCGGCAAATCCTTAAACAGCGAGCAGGCCTTTTTGAGCGCAGACGCGGGCGGCTTTCTGTGCGCATCGTGCCAGAACAACCGTGTCGTCAAAACGCTGAATCCCGGAAGTGTGGCGCTTATGCGGCAACTATACCAAGTTGACCTCGGCAAGCTGGATCGTCTGCGGTGGAATAAAAAAACCCGTGGTGAGATTCTGAGCAGTCTATGCTTTTTTTGCCAACAAAAATTTGAGCGAAAACTCCTTGCCTGGCGTCAGGGCAGCGAATTCTGGTAA
- the deoC gene encoding deoxyribose-phosphate aldolase yields MDIAGRIDHTLLKPDATEKDIVALCHEAVKFGFASVCINPLYICTAARLLHGTSVIPSTVIGFPLGAALTEVKIQEIMAAKAYGAREVDAVMCVGRAKSGDWKAVKRDIEWMVYTAQSAGLKIKIIIETGLLNQSEKQMAAEIVRDADADYIKTSTGFYGGATVDDVRDLKRWVGPSVKVKASGGIKTKEQAMALIEAGADRLGTSSGIAIIT; encoded by the coding sequence ATGGATATTGCCGGAAGAATCGATCATACCCTTCTTAAACCGGACGCAACTGAAAAGGATATCGTCGCCTTATGTCACGAGGCAGTAAAATTCGGTTTTGCCTCTGTCTGCATTAATCCACTTTACATCTGTACCGCGGCGCGCTTGTTACACGGGACATCAGTCATCCCATCGACTGTCATCGGTTTTCCGCTGGGGGCTGCGCTGACAGAGGTGAAAATCCAGGAGATCATGGCAGCTAAAGCATACGGTGCCCGTGAGGTCGATGCGGTGATGTGTGTCGGCAGGGCAAAATCTGGCGACTGGAAAGCGGTCAAACGGGATATCGAATGGATGGTGTACACGGCGCAGAGTGCCGGCTTGAAAATCAAAATCATTATTGAGACAGGATTATTGAACCAGTCAGAAAAGCAAATGGCGGCGGAGATCGTCCGGGATGCCGATGCGGATTATATTAAAACATCGACAGGTTTTTATGGGGGAGCTACCGTTGACGATGTCAGAGACCTTAAACGGTGGGTTGGCCCGAGTGTCAAAGTGAAAGCCTCCGGCGGCATAAAAACAAAAGAGCAGGCTATGGCGCTTATTGAAGCCGGTGCCGACAGATTGGGAACCAGCTCGGGGATAGCGATTATCACGTAA
- the era gene encoding GTPase Era, whose protein sequence is MDKQGKKGFRSGFVAVIGRPNAGKSTLLNTLLGQKVLIISDKPQATRNRIRCILTEERGQVIFFDTPGIHKPKHRLGEYMVAAAKSALQGVDMAVCVVDVSVPFGTGDEYVFQIVKESGIPCILALNKIDLITKEELMVKIATLSKLADFREVIPISALHSNNTAKLMDLIFEALQPGPMFFPDDVVIDQPEKFVVAELIREKLMNLTREEVPHAVAVVVENMEEKKTLIKIEAVILVERDSQKGIVIGKDGCILKEVGKLAREEIETLLDSKVFLQLWVKVKKDWRNQNTQLRDLGYNLKDLNE, encoded by the coding sequence TTGGATAAGCAAGGGAAAAAAGGATTTCGCTCCGGGTTTGTAGCGGTCATCGGTCGACCAAACGCCGGAAAGTCAACACTATTAAATACGTTACTGGGCCAAAAAGTGCTGATCATATCGGATAAACCCCAGGCTACCCGGAACAGGATACGCTGTATCCTGACCGAAGAACGGGGGCAAGTCATTTTCTTCGATACACCCGGCATCCATAAGCCGAAGCACCGGCTGGGTGAATATATGGTTGCTGCAGCAAAAAGCGCTTTACAAGGCGTCGACATGGCTGTCTGTGTGGTTGATGTGTCTGTTCCGTTTGGCACAGGGGATGAATATGTCTTTCAGATCGTCAAAGAAAGCGGAATCCCGTGTATTTTAGCTTTAAATAAAATCGATCTCATTACCAAGGAAGAGCTGATGGTTAAAATCGCCACACTCTCAAAATTGGCTGACTTTAGGGAAGTTATCCCCATATCGGCGCTGCATTCCAATAACACAGCCAAGTTGATGGACCTTATTTTTGAGGCGCTGCAGCCGGGGCCGATGTTTTTCCCTGATGATGTGGTCATCGACCAGCCGGAGAAATTTGTTGTTGCCGAACTCATCCGTGAAAAATTGATGAACCTTACCCGGGAAGAAGTTCCGCATGCCGTTGCCGTTGTCGTGGAAAACATGGAGGAGAAAAAGACACTGATTAAAATCGAGGCCGTTATCCTGGTAGAGCGTGACTCCCAAAAAGGAATCGTTATCGGCAAGGACGGCTGTATCCTTAAGGAAGTGGGTAAACTGGCCAGAGAGGAAATCGAAACTCTTTTAGACAGCAAGGTTTTTTTACAGCTTTGGGTCAAGGTGAAAAAAGACTGGCGTAATCAGAATACCCAGCTCAGAGATCTGGGATATAATTTAAAAGACTTGAATGAATAA